The Phycobacter azelaicus sequence GTCTGTAGTTGGTACAGGCTCAAGGGGGTAATTTTGAAAAAACATCATAAACCTGTGAAGATCATTCGGCGCGGAGAATTGGCGCAGATGACAGGATGTAACCTGGAGACCATTCGTTATTACGAGAACATAGGCGTCATGCCTGAGCCGCCACGCTCCAGCAAAAACTACCGCGTCTACGATGACAGTCATGTCACGCGGCTGCGCTTTATTATGCGTTCGCGTGAATTGGGGTTCACGCTGGAAGAGGTTCGCGATCTCTTGGCGCTTGTCGATGGAGGCGCTCAGACCTGTGGCGAAATGCAAGTTCTTGCAAATACGCATCTTACCTCGGTTCGCACCAAGATTGCCGATCTCAAGCGAATCGAGCACGTCTTGTCTTCTACCGTGGCGCAATGCACCGGCGACAACGTACCCGAGTGTCCCGTAATTGACGCGCTGACCGAAGTGGCATGAAAGACGTCACTTGAGAATGTCCACGCCAATTAACCAGACGGCCAGCGGAACCGGTGCCGTCGCTAGGATCACCGTAACCAAGATAGAGGGCAGTGAGAACAACCGGCTCAGCCCCGCAACCAGCAGTATTCCACCACCTCCACCAATCAAGCTATTGCCGGGCAGGTTGATCAACACGGCCAGCAGCACATAGCGATACCGCAATATCCATCGCCCAATCCACCGCGGCACCGCCGCATTGAGGTACTCTAGCCTCTCTTGACGGCTCATCACCTTCATCGCGTCTACAAAGGCGCAAGCGCGGTGGAGCCCCATTGTGTCCAAAAACTTGCACGGCAATGTTGTCGCGAAGGCCCACCCGATTGCGAAAGAAATCAACAATCCCGCTACAGTCGCAGCATGCACGAAGGGCGCGATCGCTGGTCCTTGCATGATGAGGAGTGCGATTCCGATTTCCACACCGGGGACAAATGGAATTGCCAGTAGCAAGGCGTAGACGACGAGGGCAGCAACGCCGAACCAGACCCCTGAAGACAATCCGGCATCAAGCTGTCCTTCGATAAGTTCGGTAAAACCCTTTCCAAGCAGGAAATTGAGCAGCAAGATTGCAGCAATCAGCACGGACCAGCGCAGCAAAGAAGTAAGCCGCGACGTCGACTTGGATGAATACTTCTCTGCAGATTCTTGCCCTTGGCTTTTGGTATCCGACTTGAAAGTCTCGTTCATCATCGCAACCACCTACGGCCCATGCGGCGCGAGGTTGGGTAACTTCGCATCGGGGCTGAGGTAGCGATCGAACCAGTCCCGGACCATGATCTGAACTTCAAGCTCGAATTCGGACATGCTGTGATCACCGCCTTCAAGCATAACGAGCCGGAAGGGCACGCGGCGGTCCAATAAAGTTTCTGATAGCCTTAGGGAGTCCGAAGGAGGCACACGCCAGTCTGCGGTGCCGTGCAGGATAAGAAGCGGAGTGGTCTACGGAAATTTATCGACGAGATTGAGTGCTGAGCGAGCATCGAGTTCAATCTCAAGCTCCGCACCTTGCCGGTCAATAGCTTCCGCATAGACCCGCATCATTTCCGGCCGGGCTTCCAATCCTGCCCGAAGATCAGTTGGTCCGGCCATCACGACGGCGGCGTGGATACGATTTGTTCTTGTCACGGTAAGATATGTCATCAAGCCGCCGCGGCTATGGCCCATCACCCCAATACGGTCCGCATCGACCGACTCTAGTCGATCCAACACATCAATCAGCGAAAGCACATCTCCGACATCTTCGCCTCCAAACCCATCGTGGCCAGGGGCTCCTGCGGTTCCCCGGTATTGGCTCGCCACCACAACAAACCCTTCCGCCGCCAAATCAACAAGTTGCAAAAAATCTAGATTAGGGGCGAGCATGCCGAATGTACCGTATCCGCCGCGATTGTAGATAATGGCCGGATGCGGACCAGGAGCGTTTGGTTCAAAAAGAAAACCGGCCACTGGCAGCCCGCCGCTATCGTATGTTATTTCCCGGATTCTCACGCGGGCCAAAGCATCGTTGTTGAGCAAAGGCAGCGTCTCGAGAACGTCGGCTCCAATCGACAGCGACACCTCCGTCGAAGTCAGGAGCGCTTGGGGCGCGTTTTGCTCGGTACCCTGCTGCGCAGACGCTGCTGTCGCCGAGGCTATCATAACAGACACGACAGAGCTGCGGCATACGGACCAAAGAGTTCGCCGATGTTTACGGTTGGTTGTTTCATATTGTTGCGTCAATGCTTTGCCAGATTTGATCAGTTCCGAATATCTCAATGGCAGTCCTACGGCCTGTAGTGAGTACAGAGTCAAGGGGTTCTCTTCGGGGGCCGGTTTGCGCAGTGTCCATCTGGTCGCGCTGATCAAGCCCTTACCCTTATTTTCAAATGCGAGCTGCTTCATAAGATGCAAAGATGGGCACTTCGCTGCCCACTCAACCCGTCAAGACCGCGCGTACATGTAATGTCAGGTAGGGACGGATTTGTCCCGCAAGGTGTAGGTTGCTATTGCCAGCATCGCCGTACGCTTCTTGAGCGACCGGTTCTTCTGCTGCTTGGCAGCATCAAATTTTTGGCAACTGCAGCATTTTTTCGCTTCAGGCGAGCGCAGCGAGAAGTTCGAATTCACAACTTGGGGCTCTCTGCCGTCGTTATCTGCGCGCAGAACGAATGGCTGTTTCCCGCAAGGCCGGGTTGGCGCCGGGTTTGTCAAAGCACCTAGATGTCGATCCGCCACATCCTAAAGCGCCGCTGCCCTGTCATCTCACGGATCAAGCCCCTTTCTTCCAGCCTGATCAGATTGCGTTGCACAGCAGCCCGGCTCGCACCGGTCAAGGCCTCGGCCATAGGAGCCGAGGCCAAAGGCCATTCCGTGAGGACTTTGCGCAAAGCTACAGGTGTACGACCCGACAGTTGCGCCATCGCGCTCTTCGCGCGAACGCCCCATTCTTCAATACCATCCAGGTGACGCATCGCAGTCAAAATGGCGCTGTCCATGCCATCTAGCCAGCGGTCCAACCGCTCTAACGGCAAGCCGGAGGCACGCAGCCCCCCTGCCCCACCCATGGCCAGCGGTGCAAAGATGGCACCGCTTCCGTCGCTGGCCGCGATCCTGGCAGCTGTGACGGCCGCTTCGATCTGGTCGCCGTGTTGCCCGAGACCCGCCATGCTCCAAAGGTGATATCCCATACAGGCGCGTGTAATTGGGTGCAGATCGGAAGCTGCCGTCATCACAGCTAGCCATCCGCGAGCGCGATCTTCGAAACGCTCGGCGCTGTCCTCGATGTTCTCGGGATCGCGGCGGTCAAGAAACGCTGCAAGATCGACCTTCGGGCCGGGACCACCTGTCAGGCGACGAACAGCCCACCCAATTCGGGCCAGCGCTTCCGGATCATCCTGCGCGCCAGACAATCGCATTGATATCCAAAGAGCGAGGCGGTCAGAACTCACCCGATCCCCTGCAAGCCAGCTGACGTCTGCCGCCTCGATCAGTGCCAGTCTGTTTCGCCAGCCATTCGGGCCACGCAGCAACCGGTCATCCAGCGCACCCAAGCGTCCAGCCACCTTTGCCAGCCGCGCAGAGTGAGCCCCCTCTGCCTTTGCCCAATCGTCGATGACCGCGGTATCAGGCGGTTCCGCCCGTGGCCCGGGAGGCAAATCATCCGGTCCCTCTTCGAGCGGCCCCGGCAGGAACCAGAGGTCGTCTTCGTGAGTCTCCTCATCCCCCTCGACAGTGATGAGGGGGTCGTCGAAATCATCAAGAAAAGTAGATGCTTGCGGCTTCATATATGCAAAATACTATTATTATGCACATTACCCAAGCAGTTTTATGGTCATTGCCCATGCTCTTTATGTAGTATGCGCGCGCGACCGCCGGCGGAACCTCTCAGATCGCGCTCAGCGCAAGGAAACCAAGGGATTGTGCGCCAGCACGACGAGAGAACACTTGCTTGCATTCGTTTACAAATGGTCGTTTATTGATGATACATAAAATTGCAAACGGCCCGTTTTCATGCCCCTGATAGGCTACGCCCGTGTTTCCACAGAGGATCAGACCCCCCTGCCCCAGTCTGAGGCCCTGCAGTCTGCGGGATGCGCCGAGATCTTTGAAGAGCACGCCTCGGGCGGCAATCGCGCGCGACCGGTGCTGGCACGCGTGCTCGAACGCGTCCAGAGCGGCGATACGCTGGTCGTTGTGCGGATCGACCGGCTTGCGCGATCTCTGTCGCACTTGCTGGAGGTGATCGAAAGACTGGAGGGAAAGGGGGCGTTCTTCCGCTCGCTCCAGGACCCGATCGACACTGCCTCGCCCCAGGGCAAGTTCACGTTGCAGGTTCTGGGCGCTGCGGCTGAGTTCGAACGCGCTCTGATCCGCGAGCGCACAAAGGCCGGGCTTGCCTCTGCGCGCGCCAAAGGGCGCGTAGGCGGCAACCCAGGGCTACGCGCCAAGGATCCCGCCGCGCTGCGCAAGGTGCGGCTGGCACGGCAGGACGGCTATATGGAACGCCTGAACGAGACCGCGCAGGATTGGGTGCCTCATGTGCGCCGCCTGCGCCCCGATATGGCTTGGGAAGACGTGCTGCGAATTATCAATGCCCCCCTGCCCCCAGATCACCATTGGACACAAGGCCGACTGCTCCGCGCTGTGAAGGCATATGTGCGCGACGGGTTCCTTCCTGCCGAGGTGCTTGGCCGCGCCGGACGCCGCGAAACCGATGACCGCCTGCCGGCCATCGTCGCAGCGATCAAAGGCGCGGACCCCGAAATCACGCTGCAGGCGATCTGCGATCGGCTAGAGTCGATGCGCGAACGGACCCCTCGAGGTCGTGCCAGCTGGCAGCCGTCTTCGGTCAAAATGTTGCTCGAACGAGCGGAGCGGCTTGGCCTAATTTCATCAGAATCGGCTCACTCCCAACTGTAACTAGCAGAGGCTCAAACAGCTGAATCTATCGCTCTAAACACCGTCAGAAGGTCAATTGTGCCATTGGTTGCATGGGTTTAGCCAATACCATCCAAACAATCCCCATGAATGGCTTGAAGCACGGTCTTTTGGATTTATCACCATAAAATCAACAACTTGCAGTTATCTTGATGTGACTGTACGTATTGGTGCTGTGGATAACTTTCACACTACATCTAGATTCTTCTTGCCGGACTCACTTGATCGTGGCATTCCCATTCTGACGGTAAAACGCGTCAGTCGCGCTGTACACCGTCAGAATGACCAAGAGCCTCAACAGAGGCCGAGAGTGGGCGGCAGGACATGGATGATCGTAACGTTGGATACGCGCAAGGCATAGGCTCTTCCGACATCGGAGCATTTGCCGACAATCTGGCTGAATCTTTGGATCGCCAGATGAAGATCGCTTTCGAGCCCGAAGAACGAAAGTCCCTGCGCCGATTCAGTTCTACCGAAGTTGCCAGCCTCCTGCGCGTTAGCACATCTAACCTGCGCAACCGGCACAAGGACGGCAGCTTCCCGGAAGTTCATACAGACAACCGCGGACACCGGTTCTACACAGCCCAAGAGATCGATAAGCTGCGCGACATTCTGGGGCGCACCGGAAAGAACGCAGAAAGCTACCGCCCCGGTCGACGTGAAGGCGATCGTCTCCAGGTGATATCTGTCGTCAATTTCAAAGGCGGATCGTCAAAAACAACAGCAACGATCCATCTTGCACAACGGTATGCTTTGCGAGGTTACCGAGTGTTGGTCTTGGATCTCGATCCGCAGGCAAGTTTGACCACCTTTTTCGGCTTTCGGCCAGAGCTCGAGTTCGCCGAAGGCGGCACAATCTATGATGCCCTGAGATATGAGGAACAAGTTCCGCTCTCAGCCGTCATCCAAAAAACCTACTTCCATAAGCTCGATATGGTCCCAGCGGGCCTGATGCTCTCGGAATACGAAACTGAGACGGCAAACGCCCTCGCCCGCCGGGTGCAACCCATATTTGCGGAGCGTCTTGCCTTAGCGCTTGAGGAAGTAGAGGCGAATTACGACATCGTTCTGATCGACTGCCCACCTCAACTTGGCTTTCTGACCCTAACGGCGTTGGCAGCCTCGACGGGACTCCTAGTAACGGTCGTGCCTGGCATGCTCGACATTGCTTCAATGAGCCAGTTCCTGAAACTTGCTTCGGAAACGGTAAAGGCTGTCGAAGAAGCCATTGGCAGGCGCGTTACATGGGACTTCGTAAAGTTCTTGATCACGAGATACGAGCCGTCGGACGGGCCTCAGACCCAGATGGCGGGCTACCTGAGATCGATCTTGGCCGGACAGGTCATGACTGAGCCAATGCTGAAATCTACAGCAATCTCGGACGCCGGTATGACCCAGCAAACCGTCTACGAAGTTGATCCGAGCCAATTCATTAGAAAAACGATTGATCGCGCTCTGACCAGCGTGAATGGCGTTGGAGATGAGTTGGAACAGACAATCCAAATGGCATGGGGGCGTCGCTGATGGCCCGAAATATCTTCAATCAGCCTCCAAAGGACGAGAAGGAGAGCGCGGCCCCCTCCCCTACCCCGCCAAAAGCAGCAAAACTGCCAGGATCTGTTGGCGGATTGCGCGACTCTTTGCGCGAGATTACCGCGAATTCGATCCGTGACATCGAGCCCGATCAGATTGACATGGATGGTCTGCGCGATCGGTTGGTGCTGGAGGATTCCAGTATTGATGAGTTGGCCGAAAGCATTCGCAAGCATGGGCAACAAGTACCAATTATGGTCCGTCCATCAGCGCAACCGGACAGATACCGTATCATCTACGGACGACGCAGGCTCGCAGCGATCCGCATGGTCGGCGGAACGGTCAAGGCGATCGTTCGAAGCCTGGATGACGACGCATCTCTGATCGCACAGGGCCAAGAGAACAACCTCCGACTAGACCCGTCTTTCATTGAGAAATCTCTTTTTATCAAAGAGATGCAGGAATCAGGTTACAAGCCAAACGTCATTCAGGATGCTCTCGGCTTGACACGGCAGGGCGTGTCCAATCATCGCGTCGTCATAGAGCAACTGCCAGAAGGGCTTGTACAGCTGATCGGGCCGGCACATGGCATCGGACGACGGCAATGGGGTGACCTGGCCGCTTTGTCGAAAAAGATAGATCTGGTGAACACAGCCAAAGAGGTGATCGCCGCCCTGCCCGACGACACTCCAAGCGCGGATAAGTTTCAGGCAGTCTACTCGGCTTGCTCGAACAAGGCGCGTAGCGACAAGAAGCAAGCCAACCGCAGCCTAACGTCCGTTGTCAAAGATGGGGACGGTAGCTCTGTGGGAACGCTGACAGTCGACCAGAAAACGATCGCTATCAAGATCACCAAGAAGGACAACCCAGAATTCGGCCAATGGATCGAAGAGCGCGCGGAGGCAGCGCTTTTGAAGCTCTTCGAACAGTGGCGGAATGAGAGCGGCTCTGGGTCCTAAGCCCCGAGCCACACAGAGTAACTCGAGCAGAGGAGAAAAGCGAAGACCAGAAAGAAAAGAGCCCCCCAAAGTTTCCCCTGGAGAGCCCTCATCATTCGATTAGCACTCATGATGTAGCAACCTCCAGCAAACCGGTCAAGAGTCACCGATTCGGTGGACGGGTTTTTATTGCCTTTTTCTGAGCGAAATCTCGGGAAGAGACTGGGAAGTTGTGGGCCGAACGGTCGTCGTGAAGAAACCATGGCATTTACAAAACTATCGATCAGAACCGCTGATGCTGATGCATCACGCGGCTCAATTTCTGCGGCTGAAACCGACATCTGGACCATCTTCAGGGCACTAAGAGATGCACGTAGCGTATTCGGTCTGCGTCCTGGCCATATCCAAACACTTCAAGCCATGCTCAGTTTCTTGAAGCCCGGCCATGGCGAAACGGTTTTCGCGTCCAACGACTCGATTTGCCAGCGCGTCGGCGGAATCGACGAACGGACACTCCGCAGGCACATCAACCGCTTCGTCGAACTCGGGTTCATCAAACGCAATGACAGCTCGAACAGAAAGCGCTACCGCGTTCGCTCATCCAGCGGGGAATGCATCAGCTATGGACTGTCTCTAACCCCCCTCCTCCAACGTGCGAGCGAGCTTATCGCCATCGCACATGAGATGGAAAATAACCGGCGGGATCGGATATTTGTCCGCAAACAGATCCTGACAAAGCTCGCCCATTTGGAAGAGCATGATCCCAGCAACACATTCATCAACCACGCACGGAGAGCTCTACGCAGGAAGCTGAGCCTTACCGAATACCACGCGCTGCTCGCCGACACGGACAAAGAATGCCAGACTTTGTATACCCCAGATAACCCACCAGAAACTGTGGAGTTGCCCGCCAATGACGGACAAACTGTCCGGCACCAATCTATGTCTGAAGAAGAAAAAAAAGATTTAGATAGCAACACAGGCAATGAAGCTCTGAAACCAGACTTGCTAACCTCAGTCTGCGATCAAGCGACATCGTTCTCCACAGAGAGACTTAGAGACTGGTTGGACATTGAAAACCATGCTCGAACTCTTGCACCCATGATGGGGATTCACCCAGAAACATTTGAGAAAGCCAAGAATGCAGTAGGAGCTCAGAAAGCGTCATGCGCGATCTTCATCATGCTACAACTTGGACAACGCATCAGGGATTTTGGAGCGTACTTTCACAGTATCACCTTGGGCCAACGTCAAGACCAGTTTGATCCAGTGGCTTTGATCAAGCGTCTATCCAAAACTGCTATGCAAACCGCCTA is a genomic window containing:
- a CDS encoding MerR family transcriptional regulator; amino-acid sequence: MKIIRRGELAQMTGCNLETIRYYENIGVMPEPPRSSKNYRVYDDSHVTRLRFIMRSRELGFTLEEVRDLLALVDGGAQTCGEMQVLANTHLTSVRTKIADLKRIEHVLSSTVAQCTGDNVPECPVIDALTEVA
- a CDS encoding recombinase family protein — translated: MPLIGYARVSTEDQTPLPQSEALQSAGCAEIFEEHASGGNRARPVLARVLERVQSGDTLVVVRIDRLARSLSHLLEVIERLEGKGAFFRSLQDPIDTASPQGKFTLQVLGAAAEFERALIRERTKAGLASARAKGRVGGNPGLRAKDPAALRKVRLARQDGYMERLNETAQDWVPHVRRLRPDMAWEDVLRIINAPLPPDHHWTQGRLLRAVKAYVRDGFLPAEVLGRAGRRETDDRLPAIVAAIKGADPEITLQAICDRLESMRERTPRGRASWQPSSVKMLLERAERLGLISSESAHSQL
- the repA gene encoding plasmid partitioning protein RepA, with the translated sequence MDDRNVGYAQGIGSSDIGAFADNLAESLDRQMKIAFEPEERKSLRRFSSTEVASLLRVSTSNLRNRHKDGSFPEVHTDNRGHRFYTAQEIDKLRDILGRTGKNAESYRPGRREGDRLQVISVVNFKGGSSKTTATIHLAQRYALRGYRVLVLDLDPQASLTTFFGFRPELEFAEGGTIYDALRYEEQVPLSAVIQKTYFHKLDMVPAGLMLSEYETETANALARRVQPIFAERLALALEEVEANYDIVLIDCPPQLGFLTLTALAASTGLLVTVVPGMLDIASMSQFLKLASETVKAVEEAIGRRVTWDFVKFLITRYEPSDGPQTQMAGYLRSILAGQVMTEPMLKSTAISDAGMTQQTVYEVDPSQFIRKTIDRALTSVNGVGDELEQTIQMAWGRR
- the repB gene encoding plasmid partitioning protein RepB; translated protein: MARNIFNQPPKDEKESAAPSPTPPKAAKLPGSVGGLRDSLREITANSIRDIEPDQIDMDGLRDRLVLEDSSIDELAESIRKHGQQVPIMVRPSAQPDRYRIIYGRRRLAAIRMVGGTVKAIVRSLDDDASLIAQGQENNLRLDPSFIEKSLFIKEMQESGYKPNVIQDALGLTRQGVSNHRVVIEQLPEGLVQLIGPAHGIGRRQWGDLAALSKKIDLVNTAKEVIAALPDDTPSADKFQAVYSACSNKARSDKKQANRSLTSVVKDGDGSSVGTLTVDQKTIAIKITKKDNPEFGQWIEERAEAALLKLFEQWRNESGSGS
- the repC gene encoding plasmid replication protein RepC, with the protein product MAFTKLSIRTADADASRGSISAAETDIWTIFRALRDARSVFGLRPGHIQTLQAMLSFLKPGHGETVFASNDSICQRVGGIDERTLRRHINRFVELGFIKRNDSSNRKRYRVRSSSGECISYGLSLTPLLQRASELIAIAHEMENNRRDRIFVRKQILTKLAHLEEHDPSNTFINHARRALRRKLSLTEYHALLADTDKECQTLYTPDNPPETVELPANDGQTVRHQSMSEEEKKDLDSNTGNEALKPDLLTSVCDQATSFSTERLRDWLDIENHARTLAPMMGIHPETFEKAKNAVGAQKASCAIFIMLQLGQRIRDFGAYFHSITLGQRQDQFDPVALIKRLSKTAMQTA